A genomic stretch from Setaria viridis chromosome 1, Setaria_viridis_v4.0, whole genome shotgun sequence includes:
- the LOC140222504 gene encoding protein indeterminate-domain 7-like, whose protein sequence is MSHTSEEESLNNFQQQAKLEACAAGSSKGDTVMPAVKKRRGHPGNLDPDVEVVALSPKTLLATNRYICEVCLKGFQRDQNLQLHRRGHNLPWKLKQRSSTEAKKKVYVCPELTCPHHDASRALGDLTGIKKHYSRKHGEKKWKCDRCSKKYAVQSDWKAHTKICGTKEYRCDCGTIFSRKDSFITHRAFCDALAEDNSRVNHSLATMVGSLHGHQQDIFSHGVPTFPASPTDVIANMSSNDHNSDSHLRSLSPYALITRNTALFSNQISPKDSGFPLDGSASSYPYMSMNSPYMSATALLQKAAEMGAKTSQDPISPLLLKSFPSNVTTRDHMDISSGSQGDSLGNSAANSVGIKTAEDEGSYMSGRSNILMNSPWVSSYKPTTVPLIGLMNHPFAMRSEKESPGIFPGSQMQHSRQENISGVGDAGLTQDFLGLGGSGNLEMSSETYNADVTALSYSDEQQKPQEHIYSYHQSSLDSTALEKPIWES, encoded by the exons ATGTCACACACGTCGGAAGAAGAATCCCTGAACAACTTCCAGCAGCAGGCGAAGCTAGAAGCTTGTGCGGCTGGGTCAAGCAAAGGTGACACTGTCATGCCTGCAGTGAAAAAGAGACGAGGTCATCCAGGAAATCTAG ATCCTGATGTGGAAGTAGTGGCTTTGTCACCTAAGACACTCCTTGCAACAAACAGATATATATGTGAGGTCTGCCTCAAGGGCTTTCAGAGAGACCAGAACCTCCAGCTCCACAGGAGAGGTCATAACCTACCATGGAAGCTGAAGCAGAGAAGCAGCACAGAAGCTAAGAAGAAGGTGTATGTCTGCCCTGAGCTCACCTGTCCTCACCATGATGCCAGCCGAGCTTTGGGCGATCTCACAGGCATAAAAAAGCACTACTCCAGGAAGCATGGGGAGAAGAAGTGGAAGTGTGATAGGTGTTCAAAGAAGTATGCTGTTCAATCGGACTGGAAGGCACACACAAAGATATGTGGTACCAAGGAATACCGATGTGACTGTGGAACAATTTTCTCAAG AAAGGATAGTTTCATCACACATCGAGCCTTTTGTGATGCACTGGCTGAAGACAACTCCAGGGTTAACCACAGCCTTGCAACAATGGTGGGAAGCCTGCATGGTCACCAGCAGGATATCTTTTCACATGGAGTACCTACCTTCCCCGCTTCACCAACTGATGTGATAGCAAACATGTCTAGCAATGACCATAATTCAGACAGTCATCTGAGATCTTTGTCCCCTTACGCTCTCATTACAAGGAACACAGCATTGTTCTCCAACCAGATATCACCCAAGGATTCAGGCTTTCCACTTGATGGAAGTGCATCAAGCTACCCTTATATGTCCATGAATTCTCCATACATGTCTGCAACTGCACTGCTACAGAAAGCTGCAGAGATGGGAGCAAAGACCAGCCAGGATCCTATATCACCATTGCTCCTAAAAAGTTTCCCAAGTAATGTGACTACTCGTGATCATATGGACATATCTTCTGGAAGCCAAGGAGATTCCCTTGGGAATTCAGCAGCTAATAGTGTTGGCATCAAGACAGCTGAAGATGAGGGCTCTTACATGAGTGGTCGCAGTAACATTCTGATGAACTCACCATGGGTGAGTAGTTACAAACCTACTACAGTGCCTTTAATTGGACTGATGAATCATCCATTTGCCATGAGATCAGAAAAGGAGAGCCCTGGCATATTTCCTGGAAGTCAGATGCAGCACAGCAGGCAGGAAAATATTTCAGGGGTAGGAGATGCTGGACTAACACAAGACTTTCTGGGCTTAGGAGGCAGTGGGAATTTGGAAATGAGTTCTGAGACTTACAATGCAGATGTGACAGCATTGAGCTATTCTGATGAGCAGCAGAAGCCACAGGAACATATCTACTCTTACCATCAGTCATCTCTTGACTCAACTGCTTTGGAGAAACCCATTTGGGAATCCTAA